The following are encoded together in the Candida orthopsilosis Co 90-125, chromosome 5 draft sequence genome:
- a CDS encoding Cgr1 negative regulator has protein sequence MSLIATERNIFPQSYRGRLTEGVTYDYRNNNLLWIDIIQGEVHRLSLNDLNQHEVLKWPDPKESIGFIALTKKEDVVLVAAKSGLALGDFKKGTLEYFFEYPFSESEKTRLRSNDGIIDPWGNLWIGVMTDFPVSAQEGVQGEGKLYRITPDLKVDVMLENTKISNGMAFNDDGSEIYWTDSLNFTIYKFNYDHETNKLNNKTAFIETKHFYPNENDPEPDGLVRAVNGDIYSAVFSTSTILHVNEKGELVEKIQIPAKRCTCVTIGGSDDDDLFVTTGHLRLDDFDAKIDADDVFGDLGGFLFKLKVGLKGQKKNIWGGKVDI, from the coding sequence ATGTCATTAATTGCTACCGAGAGAAATATATTTCCACAAAGTTATCGTGGACGTTTGACTGAGGGTGTCACTTATGACTAccgcaacaacaacttgttATGGATTGACATCATTCAAGGTGAAGTTCATCGTCTACTGTTGAATGACCTCAACCAGCatgaagttttgaaatggCCCGACccaaaagaatcaattggatttaTTGCACTtacaaagaaagaagatgTTGTGTTGGTTGCTGCTAAATCCGGGTTGGCATTGGGGGACTTCAAGAAAGGCACTTTGGAATATTTCTTTGAATATCCATTTTCAGAGTCAGAGAAAACTAGATTGAGATCGAATGATGGGATTATAGACCCTTGGGGTAATCTTTGGATTGGTGTGATGACGGATTTCCCTGTTAGTGCCCAGGAAGGTGTACAGGGAGAAGGGAAATTATATCGTATCACTCCGGACTTGAAAGTTGACGTCATGTTGGAAAATACCAAAATCTCCAATGGAATGGCAtttaatgatgatggaaGTGAAATATATTGGACTGATTCATTAAATTTTACCATctacaaattcaactatGATCATGAAACAAATaaattaaacaacaaaaccGCATTTATTGAAACTAAACACTTTTATCCGAATGAAAATGATCCAGAACCAGATGGATTAGTTCGTGCAGTCAATGGTGATATCTACTCTGctgttttttcaacatcaacaatattgcATGTGAATGAAAAGGGAGAATTGGTGGAAAAGATTCAAATCCCAGCAAAGAGATGCACTTGTGTAACCATCGGGGGctctgatgatgatgatttgttcGTTACTACTGGACACTTGAGgcttgatgattttgatgcCAAGATAGATGCAGATGATGTGTTTGGTGATCTTGGCGGATTCttgtttaaattgaaagttgGCCTCAAAGgacaaaagaagaacatCTGGGGTGGCAAAGTAGATATATAG
- a CDS encoding Hit1 protein (S. cerevisiae homolog HIT1 localizes to) produces MSCAAQKTIPSLHYHPNMLCQICTINESKYKCPTCKIAYCSLACYKSESHKHENVKLRDERSMPLSTPDQNNTKPMTKFDKFLQDDQIGYLLKEPALQFHLLSIITILQDGFINNLNQEQKLEVINLKLNDLRKGGVEQNELVEEFVQRVLELDQIN; encoded by the coding sequence ATGTCTTGTGCGGCGCAAAAAACTATCCCATCTCTTCACTATCACCCCAATATGCTTTGTCAAATATGTACCATAAATGAAAGCAAATACAAATGTCCTACCTGCAAAATAGCATACTGCTCGCTAGCATGCTACAAATCGGAGAGCCATAAACATGAAAATGTGAAACTCAGAGACGAACGTTCAATGCCATTGTCAACGCCAGATCAAAATAATACTAAACCGATGaccaaatttgacaagtttCTTCAAGATGATCAAATCGGATATCTACTAAAAGAACCAGCCTTGCAATTCCATCTTCTATCTATCATCACTATACTACAAGATGGgtttatcaacaatctcaaCCAGGAACAAAAATTGGAGGTAATTAAtctcaaattgaatgatttacGAAAGGGGGGAGTGGAACAAAACGAACTAGTGGAGGAGTTTGTACAAAGGGTGTTGGAGTTGGATCAAATTAACTAA
- a CDS encoding Cdc123 protein (S. cerevisiae homolog CDC123 has role in regulation of mitotic cell cycle, regulation of and localizes to cytoplasm): MAEEYATFEKSGVTVDEIVQCSFSNWCDLFKEHLYPYRVINPLPPSFIEYLLSDGIKLATKQKQLEQTSDNEYSDWEEDEADEPEPVHLKFIELHDQINKYVDELGGQVIPKLNWSTPKDASWLIPGNTVRCIESNDIYLLLKSSDHIVDDLLYPFSEVDNAKDIKVSYELILKKWEDINPALEFRVFVKDGKISGISQRDLNYYDFLKDLQLEIDERISKFVYEEAIPKLNLNKFILDVYIPRPFEKVLIIDVNPFSRKSDSLLFTWNELLVKIPKDDNDYEFRLINETNLGAFAKKQYSESQVPIDVVGAANDAEALINLAREWDKLQAKEANSEKK; this comes from the coding sequence ATGGCGGAGGAATAtgcaacatttgaaaagtcAGGTGTCACTGTGGATGAAATTGTACAATGTTCATTCTCCAATTGGTGTGACTTATTTAAGGAGCATTTGTATCCATATAGAGTGATAAACCCACTTCCACCGAGTTTTATTGAATACTTGCTAAGTGATGGAATAAAGCTAGCAACAAAACAGAAGCAATTAGAACAGACGAGTGATAATGAGTATAGTGACTGGGAAGAGGACGAGGCGGATGAGCCTGAACCTGtgcatttgaaattcattGAGTTGCATGATCAGATCAACAAGTACGTCGATGAGTTAGGTGGACAGGTAATCCCCAAACTAAATTGGTCAACTCCGAAGGATGCTAGCTGGTTGATCCCGGGAAATACTGTTCGCTGTATCGAATCTAATGATATATACctacttttgaaatcatcCGATCATATAGTGGATGACTTGTTGTATCCTTTCCTGGAGGTAGACAACGCAAAGGATATAAAGGTTTCGTAcgaattgattttgaagaaatggGAGGATATCAATCCTGCATTAGAGTTTAGAGTGTTTGTGAAGGATGGCAAGATTTCGGGTATATCTCAACGTGACTTGAATTACTACGATTTTTTGAAGGATCTACAGTTGGAGATCGATGAAAGGATAAGCAAGTTTGTTTATGAGGAAGCGAttccaaagttgaatttgaataaatttatCCTAGATGTGTATATACCGCGACCATTTGAAAAGGTATTGATTATCGATGTGAATCCATTTCTGCGAAAGTCAGATTCCTTATTGTTTACCTGGAATgagttgttggtgaaaattCCTAAAGATGACAACGACTACGAATTTAGGTTGATTAATGAGACAAACCTTGGAGCTTTTGCCAAAAAGCAATATAGTGAAAGTCAAGTTCCAATAGATGTTGTTGGCGCAGCGAATGATGCTGAAgcattgatcaatttggcCAGAGAATGGGATAAGTTGCAAGCAAAGGAAGCGAATTCAGAGAAAAAATAG
- a CDS encoding Cct4 protein (S. cerevisiae homolog CCT4 has unfolded protein binding, has role in protein folding and localizes to chaperonin-containing T-complex), translating to MTSVTRPQQAPSNATFKDKEKPQEVRRANILAARAVSDAIRTSLGPKGMDKMIRTNKGEIIISNDGATILKHMAVLHPAAKMLVDVSHAQDVEAGDGTTTVAILTGALLGAAERLLNKGIHPTLIAESFQRAAQRSVEILLDMSSKIKLDDRELLIKAASTSLSSKIVSQYSSLLAPLAVDSVLKVINDEKNNVDLNDIRLVKKLGGTIDDTELINGVVLTQNVVKNAGGPTRIEKAKIGLIQFQLSPPKPDMENNVVVNDYRQMDKILKEERAYLLNICKKIKKAKCNVLLIQKSILRDAVNDLALHFLSKLNIMVIKDIERDEVEFLSKAVGCKPIADVDNFTEDRLGSADLVEEIESSSSKIVQITGITSKTTQPTVSIVVRGANNLVVDETERSLHDALCVVRCLVKEKALIAGGGAPEIEVSRQLMKESNKLFGVEQFVYQEFALALEVIPTTLAENAGLNPINVVTDLRNRHENGEKNAGISVRRSGASNTFDEHVLQPVLVSTSAIVLASECVKSILRIDDIQFSR from the coding sequence ATGACTTCTGTAACTAGACCCCAGCAGGCACCATCCAATGCTACCTTCAAGGATAAGGAAAAGCCTCAAGAAGTACGCAGGGCCAATATTTTAGCAGCGAGAGCAGTATCCGATGCAATTAGAACCTCATTAGGTCCAAAAGGAATGGACAAGATGATTAGAACGAATAAAGGCGAAATCATCATTTCCAATGATGGTGCAACCATATTGAAACATATGGCAGTCTTGCACCCAGCTGCAAAAATGCTTGTTGATGTGAGTCATGCGCAAGACGTGGAAGCTGGAGatggaacaacaacagttgCCATTTTGACAGGTGCTTTATTAGGGGCTGCAGAGAGGCTATTGAACAAGGGCATACATCCTACATTGATTGCCGAATCGTTTCAAAGAGCTGCCCAGCGTAGTGTTGAAATCCTTTTGGATATGTCTTCAaagatcaaattggatgataGGGAGCTATTGATTAAAGCGGCTTCAACCTCATTGAgttcaaaaattgtgtCACAATACTCACTGTTGTTGGCTCCATTGGCAGTCGACTCCGTCTTGAAAgtcatcaatgatgaaaagaacaatgtcgatttgaatgatattCGTTTGGTAAAGAAGTTGGGAGGTACAATTGATGACACGGAGTTGATCAATGGTGTCGTGTTGACCCAAAATGTTGTGAAAAATGCAGGAGGACCAACTAGGATAGAAAAGGCTAAAATCGGATtaatacaatttcaattgtcaCCACCGAAACCAGATATGGAAAACAATGTCGTAGTCAATGACTACAGACAAATGGACAAAATTCTCAAGGAGGAGAGAGCATACTTGTTGAACATATGTAAGAAGATAAAAAAAGCCAAATGTAATgtcttgttgattcaaaagtCTATCTTGAGAGATGCTGTCAATGACTTGGCTTTACactttttatcaaaattaaacatCATGGTTATCAAGGACATTGAAAGAGATGAAGTCGAATTCTTATCCAAAGCGGTGGGATGTAAGCCAATTGCCGATGTTGACAACTTCACCGAAGATAGGTTAGGTTCAGCTGACTTAGTAGAGGAGATTGAAAGCTCTAGCTccaaaattgttcaaataaCAGGAATCACTTCGAAAACCACCCAACCTACCGTTTCCATTGTTGTGAGAGGAGCAAACAAtttagttgttgatgaaactgaAAGATCATTACACGATGCATTGTGTGTTGTTAGGTGCTTGGTAAAAGAAAAAGCATTGATTGCCGGAGGTGGTGCACCAGAAATTGAAGTCTCAagacaattgatgaaggaGTCGAATAAATTGTTTGGTGTAgaacaatttgtttatcaGGAGTTTGCCCTTGCTTTAGAGGTAATACCCACAACGTTAGCTGAAAACGCTGGATTGAATCCTATAAACGTTGTTACAGACTTAAGAAACAGACATGAAAACGGAGAAAAAAACGCAGGTATATCCGTTAGAAGATCTGGAGCTTCAAATACATTTGACGAGCACGTATTGCAACCAGTATTGGTGAGTACTAGTGCTATTGTTTTGGCTTCCGAGTGTGTAAAATCTATTTTGagaattgatgatatcCAATTCAGTCGctaa
- a CDS encoding Cha1 protein (S. cerevisiae homolog CHA1 has L-threonine ammonia-lyase activity, L-serine ammonia-lyase activity, has role in threonine catabolic process, catabolic process and localizes to mitochondrial nucleoid): MNLPSVKTSFVEATNQLDNPPCRIFFKNELEQPSGSFKLRGIGYLVATRIQEAKELGKNKIIVFSSSGGNAGLAAAFAARYYDVKCTVVLPEATKRGVVEKLGGLGAKTILHGAHWGEADAYLRDVVIKSIKDDEYAVYCHPFDDPVVWKGHSQIINEILEEQQLLNFDKVKGVVCSVGGGGLYNGIVEGVRPYGIPVLAMETAQAPTFNETIKADKIIHLKTVKTIASSLGSPYLAANSFENYKTHPTYLGLVDDLDAVQGTIDLYDRFNYIVEPACGASVATVFRKKDLLLKFGNLKPDDIVIIIVCGGAGINEEIMESYRELTSSQKED; this comes from the coding sequence ATGAACTTACCTTCCGTCAAAACGtcatttgttgaagcaACAAACCAGTTGGACAATCCGCCATGTCgtatttttttcaaaaatgagtTAGAACAGCCATCTGGTAGTTTTAAGCTACGTGGTATTGGCTATTTAGTAGCCACAAGAATCCAAGAAGCCAAAGAACTCGGCAAGAATAAAATCATTgtattttcatcatctggTGGCAATGCTGGATTAGCAGCTGCTTTTGCTGCAAGATATTATGATGTTAAATGTACGGTTGTTCTTCCTGAAGCCACGAAGCGGGgggttgttgaaaaattgggtgGGTTGGGTGCCAAAACGATTCTTCACGGCGCTCATTGGGGTGAAGCTGATGCATACTTGCGAGACGTTGTGattaaatcaattaaagatgatgaatatgcAGTATATTGTCATCCCTTTGATGATCCAGTGGTGTGGAAAGGTCACTCGCAGATCATTAATGAGATCTTAgaagaacaacaattgcTAAACTTTGACAAGGTTAAGGGTGTAGTATGTTCAGTTGGTGGCGGTGGTCTTTACAATGGTATTGTAGAAGGCGTTAGACCGTATGGCATTCCGGTACTTGCAATGGAAACGGCACAAGCACCAACTTTCAATGAGACAATCAAAGCGGATAAGATAATCCATTTGAAAACAGTAAAGACAATTGCTTCGTCGTTGGGATCTCCATATCTTGCAGcaaattcatttgaaaactaCAAAACACATCCTACATATCTAGGACTTGTCGATGATTTGGATGCTGTTCAAGGAACAATTGATCTTTACGATAGATTCAATTATATAGTGGAACCTGCATGTGGAGCGAGTGTGGCTACGGTTTTCCGTAAAAAAGACTTGTTGCTAAAATTTGGTAATTTAAAACCTGATGATATTGTGATCATTATAGTGTGTGGTGGAGCAGGAATTAACGAAGAGATTATGGAACTGTATAGAGAATTGACGTCTAgtcaaaaagaagattaa
- a CDS encoding Cas5 zinc finger transcription factor yields MENYLLSSPTQLTQPFDDSTISFDLYDQTTQQYPQNHLLSLSLQQQQQQQQQQQQVPSQQLQLQQLELQQPHLIVPSQHQGQQLQQQKDSQYKQQQPQQQLSHGLNFHSKTEYIDDGAMFDDEVVPISTNLPENKFYITDESGLGINIVDADSLSFNHSRNVSLDGAAGDRNQNFQHHHNSSVMSVNQDPPSQNSALPESISSNTIYSLDSIPSFESPMHQQLQQQTGYQQMSTQQPYYQQQPLYQHHHQQQQQQQVQQLQHQQHFTSTPRRPGRNKSMSVSSYTTPLRNCPQSFSPVNLAATAFNKVTKTPANKIKGHTRSRSRVSLDATAAVLASKTNSASSYNSALNPFYTPSQGMNSLDDEENYGNNLSATPLLTPGSHKLKSSQSTFFSPFKSEVFDNQHLEDQENDALKQLKKAKSYSSLMKKNKKDHELLNQMSKRPQPKSSSSSTLLLPNAMIPLPKSNVEQQQYQQGDIEEEQIPTIDLLSGEFDNNRASYPSLDKRITQNLNQSVSPFNKHKKLNSNGGFPSASINLSTRLAEQPSQEDQSNQTSNHVSSSTTPTLLPPMATFPVEDAKKKKTETATPKPPTRRSTRAKAKSQTKQEDTSKDSNSSFESIIEDDGTVTIAIPEDLNVTRPKVRNNRSEKNDKVDPRKKHKCPICNSRFQRPEHVKRHLKSHSSEKPFQCEEPNCGKCFNRKDNLKAHLKKIHGLTNV; encoded by the coding sequence ATGGAAAATTATTTGCTAAGTTCACCTACCCAATTGACCCAACCGTTTGATGATTCGACTATTTCATTCGATTTATATGACCAAACGACACAACAATATCCTCAAAACCACTTGTTGTCTTTAAGTctacaacagcaacagcaacagcaacagcaacagcaacaagtGCCGCTGCAGCaactacaactacaacaattggaacTACAGCAGCCACATCTAATTGTTCCATCTCAACATCAGGGCCAAcagcttcaacaacaaaaggatCTGCAGTAcaaacagcaacaaccTCAGCAACAACTATCACATGGTCTCAACTTCCATTCCAAGACTGAGTATATTGACGATGGCGCCATGTTTGACGACGAAGTTGTGCCAATTTCGACAAACTTGCCGGAGAACAAATTTTACATTACTGATGAATCAGGATTGGGTATAAACATCGTAGACGCCGATAGTCTTAGTTTCAACCATTCAAGAAATGTTTCATTGGATGGGGCAGCTGGTGATCGcaaccaaaattttcagcACCACCATAACAGTTCCGTCATGTCGGTTAATCAAGACCCACCAAGTCAAAATTCAGCATTACCTGAATCtatttcttcaaacacTATTTATTCACTAGATTCTATACCTTCGTTTGAATCTCCTATGCATCAGCAATTGCAACAGCAAACTGgttatcaacaaatgtcAACTCAGCAACcatattatcaacaacaaccgTTGTATCAacaccatcaccaacaacaacaacaacaacaagtgcaacaattacaacacCAACAGCATTTCACTTCTACTCCTAGAAGACCTGGTAGAAACAAATCCATGTCAGTATCATCCTACACTACTCCGTTAAGAAACTGCCCGCAATCGTTTTCTCCAGTGAATTTGGCGGCTACTGCTTTTAATAAAGTGACCAAAACCCCAGCGAATAAAATCAAAGGTCATACACGATCGCGATCAAGAGTGTCCTTGGATGCCACTGCAGCGGTTCTTGCTTCAAAGACAAATTCGGCATCATCTTACAATTCGGCATTGAATCCGTTCTACACCCCGTCGCAGGGAATGAATTCGTTGGATGATGAGGAAAATTATGGAAATAACTTATCCGCCACTCCATTATTAACTCCTGGTTCACACAAGCTCAAGTCTTCGCAATCGACATTTTTTAGTCCATTTAAAAGTGAAGTGTTTGATAATCAACACTTGGaagatcaagaaaatgacgctttaaaacaattgaagaaggcAAAGTCGTATTCAAgcttgatgaagaaaaataaGAAGGATCATGAgcttttgaatcaaatgagTAAGCGCCCACAACCAAAAAGCAGCTCTAGTTCTACATTGTTGTTGCCCAATGCCATGATCCCCTTGCCAAAATCTAACGTTGAGCAACAGCAATATCAGCAAGGTGACATCGAAGAAGAGCAAATTCCGACGATTGATCTATTACTGGGCGAATTTGACAACAATCGTGCTTCTTACCCCCTGTTGGATAAGAGAATCACCCAAAATTTGAACCAGTCTGTGTCGCCATTCAACAAGCACAAGAAGCTAAACTCTAATGGTGGATTCCCTTCtgcatcaatcaatttgagcACAAGGTTAGCTGAACAGCCTAGCCAAGAGGATCAGAGCAATCAAACAAGTAATCACGTCTCTTCGTCAACTACTCCAACTTTATTACCACCGATGGCTACTTTCCCTGTCGAAGAtgcaaaaaagaaaaagacaGAAACCGCCACACCCAAACCGCCAACTAGAAGGTCCACCAGAGCTAAAGCTAAATCTCAAACTAAACAAGAAGACACATCCAAGGATTCCAACAGCTCTTTTGAAAGTATCATTGAGGATGATGGAACCGTCACCATTGCCATCCCCGAAGACCTTAACGTTACCCGTCCAAAAGTTCGTAATAACAGATCAGAGAAGaatgataaagttgatcCAAGGAAGAAACACAAGTGTCCTATATGTAATCTGAGATTTCAACGCCCAGAGCATGTTAAACGACATCTCAAATCACATTCATCGGAAAAGCCATTTCAATGTGAAGAGCCAAATTGTGGTAAATGTTTCAATAGAAAAGATAATTTGAAGgcacatttgaaaaagatacATGGTTTAACTAATGTATAA
- a CDS encoding Aat22 protein (protein similar to S. cerevisiae Aat2p, which is an aspartate aminotransferase involved in metabolism): MTVQTVFSNLVREEPDPIIKTMQQYHKDTNPQKIDVSIGVYKDESGACYEFPSITKAKQILHDNDPGHNYTSMAGIADFVAGAQKLVFGDEVVKQGKLASIQAISGTGSLHIAMLLYREAGYTNYYIGTPTWQNYQPMIEHNGGSVTIYTHYNEETRSVDFGSVLNVLNSAPSKSVFLFQTCCHNPTGADFTHEQWQQIGSIMQKRQLLPLLDTAYQGFSSGNPDQDAWPIRYLYNSNLEFIVCQSFSKNLGLYSERCGAVHVVVQDKDYVPNVQSNLIAFFRHECSFAPAFGARLAAIIFNNDKLRNQWLNELDECTIRLKRLRQRILDILTQLETPGDWQNVVQQNGLFWYSGLSKEQNKKLVEKYNVYSTTMGRVNVAGLNDENIDYFCTAIDKVVRST; this comes from the coding sequence ATGACTGTGCAAACCGTATTTTCGAACTTGGTCAGGGAGGAACCTGACCCAATTATCAAGACCATGCAACAATACCATAAGGATACCAACCCGCAAAAGATTGATGTTTCAATCGGAGTTTACAAGGATGAATCAGGCGCATGTTACGAGTTCCCTAGTATCACCAAGGCCAAACAGATTTTACACGACAATGATCCAGGACACAATTATACCAGTATGGCTGGTATTGCAGATTTTGTTGCTGGTGCGCAAAAGCTCGTTTTTGGCGACGAAGTTGTCAAACAGGGGAAGTTGGCTTCGATTCAAGCCATTTCGGGGACGGGGTCATTGCATATTGCCATGTTATTATACCGCGAAGCTGGATACACTAATTATTATATAGGAACACCAACGTGGCAAAATTACCAACCCATGATCGAACACAATGGTGGGAGTGTAACGATTTACACGCATTataatgaagaaacaaGGTCGGTTGATTTTGGCAGTGTTTTGAACGTGTTGAACTCAGCACCAAGTAAATCTGTGTTCCTCTTCCAAACATGTTGCCACAACCCTACTGGAGCTGACTTCACCCATGAACAATGGCAACAAATTGGTTCCATAATGCAAAAACGTCAATTACTTCCTTTATTAGATACTGCATACCAAGGATTTAGCTCCGGGAACCCGGATCAGGATGCGTGGCCAATTCGCTACTTGTACAATTCAAACTTGGAGTTCATTGTTTGCCaatcattttccaaaaacttGGGCTTATATTCTGAACGTTGTGGAGCAGTTCACGTTGTAGTTCAAGATAAAGACTATGTCCCCAATGTACAAAGCAACTTGATTGCTTTTTTTCGTCACGAATGCTCATTTGCGCCAGCTTTTGGAGCTAGATTAGCAGccatcattttcaacaatgataaaTTGAGAAACCAATGgttgaatgaattggatgaatgTACGATAAGGTTGAAACGTTTGCGTCAACGCATTTTGGATATATTGACTCAATTGGAAACACCAGGTGACTGGCAAAATgttgttcaacaaaacGGCTTGTTTTGGTACTCTGGTTTATCCAAAGagcaaaacaagaaattagTTGAAAAGTACAATGTTTATTCAACGACTATGGGAAGAGTCAATGTTGCTGGattgaatgatgaaaatatagACTATTTTTGTACCGcaattgacaaagttgTAAGAAGCACATGA
- a CDS encoding Mdh1-1 malate dehydrogenase precursor translates to MFSKAASRSFSSSASNAYKVAVLGAGGGIGQPLSLLLKLNHKVTDLALYDIKGAPGVAADVSHVPTNSTVKGYNPDQIKEALTGADVIVIPAGVPRKPGMTRDDLFNTNASIVRDLAKAAAEHAPNAALAIISNPVNSTVPIVAEVFKKKGIYNPKKLFGVTTLDILRAARFVSEVAGTNPVNEHVPVVGGHSGITIVPLLSQTTHKDLPTETRDALVNRIQFGGDEVVKAKDGAGSATLSMAQAGARFAGSVLNGLDGEKDVIECTFVDSPLFKDEGVDFFSSKVTLGVEGVKQVHGLGNISSYEEDLVKTAKETLIKNIKKGVDFVDQNP, encoded by the coding sequence atgttttcaaaagctgCTTCTAGATCGTTCTCATCATCTGCTTCCAACGCTTACAAGGTTGCCGTTTTAggtgctggtggtggtattgGTCAACCATTGtccttgttgttgaaattgaaccaCAAAGTCACTGATTTGGCATTATATGATATCAAAGGTGCTCCAGGTGTTGCTGCTGACGTCTCTCACGTTCCAACCAACTCAACTGTTAAAGGTTACAACCCAGATCAAATTAAAGAAGCTTTGACCGGTGCTGATGTCATTGTCATCCCAGCTGGTGTTCCAAGAAAACCAGGTATGACCAGAGACGATTtattcaacaccaatgCCTCAATTGTCAGAGACTTGGCTAAAGCTGCTGCTGAACATGCTCCAAATGCTGCATTGGCCATCATTTCCAACCCAGTCAACTCAACTGTCCcaattgttgctgaagttttcaagaaaaagggAATCTATAACccaaagaaattgtttgGTGTCACCACCTTGGATATCTTGAGAGCTGCTAGATTTGTTTCTGAAGTTGCCGGCACTAACCCAGTCAATGAACATGTCcctgttgttggtggtcACTCTGGTATTACCATTGTTCCATTGTTGTCACAAACCACTCACAAAGACTTGCCAACCGAAACCAGAGATGCTTTGGTTAACAGAATTCAATTCggtggtgatgaagttgtCAAAGCTAAGGATGGTGCTGGTTCAGCTACCTTGTCTATGGCACAAGCTGGTGCTAGATTTGCCGGTTCAGTTTTGAACGGTTTAGATGGTGAAAAAGATGTCATCGAATGTACTTTTGTTGACTCCCCATTGTTCAAAGATGAAGGTGTTGATTTCTTCTCATCCAAGGTCACTTTGGGCGTTGAAGGTGTTAAACAAGTTCACGGTTTGGGTAACATTTCAAGCTACGAAGAAGATTTGGTCAAGACCGCTAAGGAAACCTTGATCAAGAACATCAAAAAGggtgttgattttgttgaccAAAACCCATAA